Proteins encoded within one genomic window of Hahella chejuensis KCTC 2396:
- a CDS encoding sirohydrochlorin chelatase — protein sequence MTFDHTILLAHGSRDSNWLQPFIALTERLSQSATQVSLAFMELAEPTLEQAVINARNQGAQSIAVLPLFFAAGKHLREDVPAMIAELTEKAGVDISLLPPLGEHPLFIDTVEGIVRDLLQSGAR from the coding sequence ATGACTTTCGACCACACGATACTTCTCGCTCACGGCAGCCGTGACAGCAACTGGTTGCAACCTTTTATCGCACTGACAGAGCGCCTTTCCCAAAGCGCCACCCAAGTCTCCCTGGCGTTCATGGAACTTGCGGAGCCGACGCTGGAGCAGGCTGTAATAAACGCCCGCAATCAGGGCGCGCAATCTATCGCAGTGCTGCCTCTATTTTTCGCTGCGGGCAAACATTTGCGTGAAGATGTTCCCGCCATGATTGCGGAGCTGACCGAAAAGGCCGGCGTCGACATCTCTTTGTTGCCGCCCCTAGGGGAGCACCCCCTGTTCATAGACACAGTTGAAGGTATTGTTCGCGATCTTTTAC